AGCTAAAGGGCTTCAATGCAAAGTTAGTTTCCCAGTAAGATTTAATGTTTCTACTATGAGCcagttgaaaaaaaataaattctcctGTAAAACAGCCAGCCTGTGCAAACTCAATCCTGCGGTCCTTCTGGATGCGTGAAAAGACTTTTGGCCTAATCCTAAAAACCCTTTATGCAAAGGATGACCACTGAACTAATTTGAGGAGCAATTTGACTCATTGCggaagcaaataaatctgtgTTGCCGAATACATTTTATGTTTCACCAACGTTAGCATAATGTGATACAAAAGTGAATGTTGATGACAGTTTTCATGTGCTTAACTAGAAAAATCCTTGTATAGTTTGGGGAAAGAGTTACTATAACCTAAAGCTTGTTATCTTAACTATTgcagaaatgtctttttttaacaACATGTTTTTATGTTCATGAATGAGGCAATATACACACTGCATAGATTCACACTCATATGTTCCACGCCCGGTTAGGAAGGTTGGCTCTAGAAATCAGTGTTGCAGGTCTTAGAATCATCTAAATTCCAGCACATGGATCATTAAACTCCAAGCTTTCTACTGAAACAGAAATATAATATCCAGACCCTGTCCTAATGAAAATGAGGCTTTTTTTCACTTCTGCATGTATACATTTTTTTTGTAAGGTATTTGACCGGATTCAACACCACCTGACAGTTCATTTTACCAAACAATGTCACAACACATCAAGCAAGGATTACTTTCCTTAACATATGTTACTAGATTTTGGTTAACTTGTACTTGCAAATTCACAGATTTATTTTATAGGCCAACGTGCTGCACAAAAGTATTCAGCATCATTTATAAAAGTCCAAAAGTATAAACCATTCAATCCTAACAAAGCCTTAATGGAAATACAGAGAAATTGGAGTATATTTATTTCTTTGAAGTCACTCACAAGATTGCCAGCATAGCAATATGTTTCATTCATTACagtaaaaaaatttccatttttctaTCTTTGCTCATTGATGGTATTGAGCTTGGATGACTGTAGAACTTTACAGGAGAAAAGCCCCTAGTTTTCTAAACTGATTTCACAGGGAGTTATTTTCTAATATgagttaaaacatttttaatgcatttatatGAGCTACAAAACCATACACTGTTTCTAAttcttatttaaagaaaagacaTTTGCCAATCCTAGCttttaaagttgatttttttttattattatattttaaattaggtTGAGTTACATTGTACAAACTCCTTATACATttctggctctgcgcagctcctaTAAAAAATACAGAGTTGTGTCTCCATTGCACGTATAACACGTTTTCCTAATGGAAGATTGATTCCATGGATGAAACCTTGGCCTCTTTGAAGTCAggaggagttttgccatggacatCAATGAGGCCAGACTGTCACCCTATATGCTGTTGTATTGGTTagaaaacttgttttcatttggTGAAATCATTCTTTTAGAGAAGTACCAAAAATCACTTTTATGCTATTAGAGCCTTCTTCAGAGTGGCAGATGATCAAACAAGTATCATTATAGCTTGCTATTTGCAGAACCAGGGAGAAGAATTAGGCTGGGAATGGAAACCTGCAAATAGCCCGGGCTGGGGAGAAGTCTTAGGCTTAGTAACACACCAAATTAAGCTAAAATATTATCCATCCTTAACTGACACTACACCAGGAAGTTGTATCCATTTAAACAAATTGatttagaaactgatttaaacTATTGGAATTTCAGAGTGAAACCCTGACTCCGCTcaaatgaatggcaaaactcacattgatttcagtggggacaggatttcaccatCTGTGTGTATAGACCAGCTGTTGGTTTGAGGATTAGACAGTGTTATTTTGGAATTTTTGAATAAAATGAGATCCTCCATGGTGGTGACATGGCAGCTAATGACTCTACAGCGAGTGTGTGGCTTGTGTCTGGAGCTGGGTGGAGACTGCACAAATTTACAGGGATTTACATCCAGTGTCAGAAATCAGAGCTATGTACTTTCAAGCCAAACACATTCCCAATATTGCAATAAGAGGTGGTCTCCATGGAAATACAATTTTAGCTGCTTATCCATTTATGTACATGATTTGTCATCTTTACAGGTATTACAGAAGAGGTTAATGATTACATTCCCTATCCCATAAGGTGTTAAAAATATCTGACTCCATAAACATAGGGTAGGGTAGGATGCTGCTGAGAATTGCGTAATTAACAAATGTGCTGTGCCTTAGAAAAGCACATTAAAGAACCATTGCTGTGTGTGTGGCATATTGAGCCTGATCCAGTAAACCCATACTCTTGGCAGCAGTCTCATTTGTATCAGCTCCTATGAGTGTATTGTTCTTTCCACCAATATATataattgttttaatttcttgCCGTGGAATACTATTGTGATGTTCATTTTTCCTGTTGACCTACTCTGCTTGGTTATGTTGGCCACGCTAAATATCCTGTGCAGTGGATTATATCAAACACATGTTTAGCTTGTGTGACATGGGGCTGAACTATTATGTCTCAACATGTTTCTGTTAATATTGTAATGGAAATGTTATGACAATTAAGCTTGCTggatattttggcatttcaacaGAGACCTGTAAAATATGCACCCTTTATTGTAGCACTTCCTTCAGGTGAGTTTTTGCACAGGTTGGCTATAATAGTCAAAACTATGAAATGTGTACGAAAGGGTATTTCTTCTAAATATTAATATATGAGCCTGGCCAGGTATCTTACCAACAGAGTGTCAACCCATGATCCGTATGTGCAAGAACCAGACTACAATGTAAAGATGTTCCTAATGATTAACTCAAACTGAGAACCCCCCGACACTTCCAGAATTAAAGAGATGCATCATCGGGTGCTGTTATAAATATGGTATATTAACAACTATTTATGTTTGGTTTTAAAGCACAAGTTTAAAGAACTGTCATCCCCACACACTGACTGTAAAAATTCAATAAGTGTTCTAAGGGTGGTATTAGAAAATTCAGTCAAGGGTGCTTGTCTTTAAGTTAGATGACTGCATGACGTGGCACGAATGGATGTAATCACTATAGATGGCTACATACTTATTTTTTTAGGCGAGCTCCCAGAAGATCACATTGAAGATGCCATACTATGTCTCACAATTTTCCCCTCTCAGATACTTTGAATATGAGGGAGCTAAGATTGAAACCTGTGGCACTCCACACCAATAGGTCCTTGGGAGGAAGGAGCAGCTCTATGTCTCCTTTTCATCAGGCCCAGACAGACAGAATCATTTTCCTGCTATCCTAGGTTctgatccagctcctactgatttcagaAGGAGCTGGATCACTCCCTTAGAATCTGGTGGAGAGATAGGTAAATCTGAATGAAAGCCAGATAGATCTCTTAGGCTCACTTTGGGTAAGATAAATGTGATGCATGTTGGAGCAGGAAACATTTTGTAGAATTTGCATAGACCGTGGCTGCTATTTTTATTGAAGGCATCTGTCCACCTATTGTCACAATGCTTTTGCCATCTCAGGACCTTTAGTAGATTCCTCTACTCCCAGAAGGTCAGAAAAATCATTGTCTTCCTCAACTGACTGAGACACTTCATCCTTTCCCTTGAGATGCAAACCTCACTATAATCGTCCATGTCTTTATCATTTTAAGATTGGATTGTTGTATTACACTTTATCAGGAAACAGTCAGAAGGCCCATTAAAAGGTTCTACTCCTCTAAAATGTGGTTTCCCATCTTCAGAGCAGAGCAGACTAGTGAGAGCATATTGCATCTGTGGTCCATCATATCCACTAGCTGCCAGTTTTCTGCTGGGTGAAATGTAAGGTGCTGGTTACTACCTTTGACTACACATAAAGCCCTAAAAGTTCTAGAACCCTGTTATCACAAAGGCCAGCTGTCCCTCTGTTCCCCATCACAATGCCAACATTTAACAGAAATTCTTTCCCTGCCTATCAAGGGTGAATGGGCTCTGGAACTAAATGTTCCCAGCAGATGTTCCTCATTTCTATAATTCACTCCTATCAGAAGTGAGCTGGAGCCTGGCCACTTTCAGAACATGATGTAAGCTGAATCTCATTAATCACGTCCTCCACAAATTGCAGGTTCTGAAATCCCAAGATATATGGTTTACCAGTTGGTCTTCCCCACCTTTCAAGAAGTTGGCTTGGTTACCAGAGGGGTGATTAGGTGTGTGCTTCACATGACTGGGGAAATATTGTTTGCTCTTGATTTAAGCTACATAAAATGtgtctataaaataaaataataatttatatctAGGGTTTCTAGTTTTCAATTTACATTGAGCTGTCAAAATTTTACAAACTATTAAATTGCTGTCACCTTGGAATGTGAAAATGACTTCTGGTTCATTTGAATCAGACAGAAGTCCCTGTTGCACTGTTGAAGTCTGGAGCTTGGTTTCATGGTAACGTATATGTCACAGTGTGAAGTGGCTGGAATTTAAGGGTCCAGTCATTCAAGAGGCAGAACATGCAACATGAACCTGTTGATTACAGTAGGAATTGAAGACAATCAGCACCTTTCAGGTTAAACCCTTACATGATCAGGAGGTATGAAAATGTTGGGTTGATATTTAATGGCTTAAATTTGTTTTTCCTCAATATTTGCTCCTCTATAATTGATTTTATAGGAAATAAATGAGGGAAAGATGCACTTTAATTTGAAAAGCTTTTATTGGGGTTTTTAACCTCATTCTAttaaattaaaatagattttctgAATGCACTAAAATTGTCTAAATAAATGACTTGTAATAATTTCACATAACCACATAATACTCCACTCACAGTGCTTTAGGAAAGCAACTATTTTCTTACAAAAATTTAGACTTTTAAATTCATAGTATTCAATTTTTCATTGTAAGAAAATTTTCTTCTTTAACAACCAGATAAGCCCAGTGTCAAAAGAGCTGTTTCTCATTAGAATTCAAAGAAAATTACACAAAACGTATCATAACTCTTTAACATCAATACTTTGTCACTTTCATGAACCCAACAATAACTTGTTTCACTATTAAGAGGGGCCTCAAGAGACAGGACAGAAATTCACTGTTTAGTGTGAGTAAGTCTAAAATTATTTACATATTCTAAATGCTTTTGCAAATGGGAGGGTTTGCATGGAAATCTTTACTACTGTTTATAAGCCATTCATTCTACCGTATTGCATATTGTGATTTTGCAATGCAGAACTGCTGCTCCTCTTTTTAATACTAGTTTTCTCTTCCAGAGCATTGCATATTTACGTTAGAATATATGGAGCCTAATCTTGATCTCACTTCCCTGATCATATAAATTAGGAGAAACCCCAGACACGGCTCTGAGGTTTCACTGTTGTAAGTGGAAAGCAGATGCTTGTCTGCTGTATCTTGTGTCCTTCAAGGATTGGTTCACAGTCAGATAGCAGCATTTCTCTACAGTGCAATTTTCCTTATATCCTTTGGAGGCCTGAGAATGGTGTCCCCATTTGTTCTTCTTTTTTGCTCCTTCCTTTGGGGTCCATGACCCAATTACCCTGTGTCCAGCATGGAAGGAAACTCCAGGCCAGGAATCTGAGCTTCCATTCCAGTTACATGAACAGATCTGCTAGCCACAATTAGCAGAGGCTCGTTTTATATTTTAGACACACTTACATGCAGATGCTTCACACAGTCCACAAAACTGTTCCATGCAATTCGGAGACTaaagtcctgattcagcaaattaCTTAAGCAGGTGCTTGACTTTAATGACATGAGTAACCCTATCTTTAGTCAGCAAAAACGTAAGTACATGCTTAATGTACATATGTGCTTAAGTGTCTAAATCTATGGGACTTGCATGctcaaagttaaacacatgcttaaatgttttgttgaatCGAGGCCATAATGAGTAGATCACTGTTAAGACAAAGGGTATTTGGAATCCACACATCTGTGTCAGTTTTGAATatctgtctaacctgtttttgTGTCCTCTTTGCCTTCAGATTGATTTTGAAGGTGTCATTGCTGAACCTGATGGAACACACAGTTTTGATGGGATTTGGAAGGCCAGCTTCACCACCTTCACTGTAACAAAATACTGGTTTTATCGCTTACTGTCGGCAATCTTTGGCATTCCTCTGGCTCTCATCTGGGGTATTTACTTTGCCATTTTGTCATTCTTACACATCTGGGCAGTGGTGCCATGCATAAGAAGCTACTTGATTGAGATCCAATGCATCAGCCGGGTCTATTCTATCTGCATCCACACGTTCTGCGACCGATTATTCGAGGCCATCGGCAAAATGTTCAGCACTATCCGGGCAACAATACGAAAAGAAATATAAGTGATGCTTCAAGGACAGCTCTCTGTCTGGAGAGTCTTTTTTGTGTGCCAATTTCAAGGCTCCTAAATCAATCTGCAGCAACCGCTGGTGAATATACTGGCCCAAAACAAAGAATCATGTGTTCGGTTTTCATTACTAATATTTATCcctactggattttttttcactCTGCATTTTTCAAACTGATCTTGAATTGCtactctcccattccagccgcataTCATTTTGCTGACCATTTGATAAACACATTGATGTGCTTTTGTTGGGGGATTTTTTAGCCTTCCATTCATTCCTTGCAAGATACATTCACAATGATATAATAAAGAACTGCAAAAATGCTTTCCAACACTGTCATGCCATTCATTTTATTGTGGGCAAACAGTATAAAGCTATTGCAGCAGAATGAACCTGACAAGTTGGCAGGTTTTAAAAGAATGTTCTTTTTTCAATTGTATTGTCAGTTGACTACAGCCATTTACTGTAATGGTCAGATATGAAAAGACAGATATAAACAAATTACTTAACTAATATATGTTCTGAAAATCTAATGCCTTATCAGGTCAGAGACTTTGACACATAAAACTTGCCATGTCTGAATGCTGAATGTCCATAAAAAGCTACAGTTAATGTCTTCTTGTGTCATAGTAGCTATCCTGAAAGTTTGCTGCCAACTGTTTGTCAACCCTTCACTATAATTACAGAAGCAAACTGAagatcaaaattaaaaaatattgtttttaaattgtttttctggCAGTGACTTATGATATGTCTCTTAGCTAATATGTAGGTGTTCATCACACCAGTAAATATCACAAATGTGTCTGAGATGACACTGGCTTAAAAAATGAATAATCCAGGTGCGCCAAACTCATGCTGTATCATGCCAACTATGAGCTGTCTCTGAGAGAAGCCAGCTTTAAAAAACCTTCCTGTCAGCCGAGGTCAGCATGCTGTTAGCTCACAGATTAGTTTCAGGAGAATTCACGCTTTGCTGAGTCCAAACTAATCCATCACAAGAGATGCTTTAGAAACTCCACATTGTGTTCCACTTTTTTAGCTGAGCTGCAGCCATCAGGAAGTCTTAATGGAGGGTACTGTGTGAAACTGTCAAATGTTGCAAAGCACTAGCCCTTGACAATAAAGCATTTGCAACATATTATGCTGTGACCCATGGGAGCCTTTGACCTTACAGTGATGTTACTGAGTTCAGAGGACATCCTCATAAGGTTTGCATGAAGCATTTGAACCCTTAAAACCTGAAATGCACATAAAGTTGTCTGGTATCGTCAAAGCTTTCTGCCTAATACTTCATATGAATCAGTGGTGCCTTCCACTCTATTTCTGCCACAAGTGCATTTAAATCTGTTTGGAGgatgcagctgctgcttctcgctctctctctctcttttttatagGCACATGCATTGCAAACCTATTCACTActtttgttttgcatttaaaacagaCCCTGGTATGGGTAGAGTTTTATGGTTTTCCTATATACAGAACTGAGAGTGTACTATTATAGAGATTTTGCAGTACTAAAAACAAGCAAGATTGTAAACAAGAAATATTTTATCTTGATATGAAGAAAATCACTTTGAAAAGGCCTCCTTGATTTATCATGTAAACTGTGTATCCTGAAAGATGTCTGTTCACTTAGACTTATTAGTCCCTAATCCAAATACATTGCTGATCCGAGACATTTACATTGCTATTATATGCTTACAGATTTAACTGccaccttttttttattttgcatgtaCTGCAAAGCCTACAATCTAcgcaataaaaaatatttaatggtaGCTCCTGTCTGAATTATTCTTTACCTAAAAAGCCATTTTCACAAatctcacatccgatgaagtgagctgtagctcacgaaagcttatgctcaaataaatgtgttagtctctcaggtgcctcaagtactcctgttcgttttgcggatacagactaacacagctgctactctgaaacctgtccgtAAGAAGCAAGACCAAACATCTCCAGAGTAAAAGTCAAATAAATCATGGAATGATTCTTGAGAAAGACCCTGTGAATAAACCTGGGGTGGTGACTCGGTGTTTGCTAGGAGTAGGTTTTCACAACAGTAAATTCTGTTTCCCTCACTGTTATACATTGACATTATTTAGCTAGTCAATAGTACACAgcactgggacttgggagatgtggcttctagtcccagctctgctactgggtGAGCTTAGGTAATTCACTTCACCTTCCCATTCCTCAGGCATTGGGGTAACGAtacctgtaaagtgctttggagctGTTCTCATGAAAAGCGCTAGGTcagagctaagtattattgtaTATTTCATTTGGCATAAAAGACATTGTGCCTGATCCTGCCACACTTGAGCTCCTTGGGagttctgtcattgacttcaatgggaacaataTTGGTCTTACCAATACCACTGTTTATCGTAACCATTTTTTGTATTGTAGATACTGTACTATGTACTGCATCTCTTATCCAGTCCTGAACTGACATAACATATGACAGGCTAATTCTTTCCTTCAGGTTTATTACTTGGTATCTGCCATCCtcttaccataatacaaacacgTGCTACAAATTAGGATATCACATTTTGAGCCCATAAATCTATTAGCTATGCTTTAAAGCACAAATTGCAAACATTAGCACGAGGTAAGTTCTCCTACATTCTGCACTCACAGGACAGTGTGTTCAGTGATAATATAGTAAGCAATGCATTTAATTTCCCTGCAGTGTGAATGAAGAGAACTTTTAAAacagagaacattttaaaataaattaaagaatGAAATGTGGACCTGGAGCGGATGAATATATGGATGGTTTGTGCAGAAAACAGGATAGCAATATTTAAAATGCCTGAAATGCTGtgttatttttcctttgaaaGGGGCTTGATATACCTGGGACAAAAACATCC
The Eretmochelys imbricata isolate rEreImb1 chromosome 1, rEreImb1.hap1, whole genome shotgun sequence DNA segment above includes these coding regions:
- the CAV1 gene encoding caveolin-1 → MSGSQYVDSEGLLYTAPVREHGNIYKPHNKSMAEELNEKAMHDVHTKEIDLVNRDPNGLNDDVVKIDFEGVIAEPDGTHSFDGIWKASFTTFTVTKYWFYRLLSAIFGIPLALIWGIYFAILSFLHIWAVVPCIRSYLIEIQCISRVYSICIHTFCDRLFEAIGKMFSTIRATIRKEI